From Paraburkholderia sabiae, a single genomic window includes:
- the infC gene encoding translation initiation factor IF-3 produces MATDKSSHRINGEITAPEVRLVGVDNEPLGIVKLADAFRLSEQQDVDLVEIAPQAVPPVCRLMDYGKFKYQEAKKQHEAKLKQKVIQVKEVKFRPGTDDGDYNVKLRNLVRFLEDGDKTKITLRFRGREMAHQEIGMRMLERLRTDLDEVGQVEQMPKMEGRQMIMVLAPKKKK; encoded by the coding sequence ATCGCTACTGATAAGTCGTCGCATCGCATCAACGGTGAAATTACTGCACCCGAGGTGCGTCTGGTCGGAGTCGACAACGAACCGCTCGGCATCGTAAAACTCGCTGATGCTTTCCGCCTGTCGGAACAGCAGGACGTGGATCTGGTTGAAATCGCCCCGCAAGCGGTTCCGCCCGTCTGCCGCCTGATGGACTACGGCAAGTTCAAGTACCAGGAAGCGAAGAAGCAGCACGAGGCCAAGCTCAAGCAGAAAGTCATCCAGGTCAAGGAAGTCAAATTCCGACCGGGTACGGATGACGGTGACTACAACGTCAAACTGCGCAATCTCGTCCGCTTCCTCGAAGATGGCGACAAGACGAAGATCACGTTGCGTTTCCGTGGCCGCGAAATGGCTCACCAGGAAATCGGCATGCGCATGCTCGAGCGCCTGCGCACCGATCTGGACGAAGTCGGTCAGGTCGAACAAATGCCGAAGATGGAAGGCCGCCAGATGATCATGGTGCTGGCGCCGAAGAAAAAGAAGTAA